The Thiogranum longum genome includes a region encoding these proteins:
- a CDS encoding rubrerythrin family protein, which produces MDLKGSKTEDNLKAAFSGESQANRRYLYFAAKADVEGYNDVAAVFRSTAEGETGHAHGHLEYLEAVGDPATGLPIGGTSDNLKAAIAGETHEYTDMYPGMAKAARDEGFDEIADWFETLAKAERSHANRFQKALDALDD; this is translated from the coding sequence ATGGACCTGAAAGGAAGTAAAACCGAAGACAATCTGAAAGCTGCATTTTCCGGCGAGTCTCAGGCTAACCGTCGTTACCTGTATTTTGCAGCCAAGGCTGACGTTGAGGGTTATAACGATGTTGCTGCTGTGTTCCGTTCCACTGCCGAAGGTGAAACCGGTCACGCCCACGGTCACCTGGAGTACCTGGAAGCGGTGGGTGATCCGGCAACCGGTCTGCCGATCGGCGGCACCAGCGATAATCTGAAGGCGGCTATTGCCGGCGAGACTCACGAGTACACCGATATGTACCCGGGGATGGCCAAGGCTGCACGTGATGAAGGTTTTGACGAGATTGCCGACTGGTTTGAGACTTTGGCCAAGGCCGAGCGTTCACACGCCAATCGTTTCCAGAAGGCGCTGGACGCACTGGACGACTGA
- a CDS encoding DUF3501 family protein, translating into MKTIEGEASMQKLSRSDLYSLEEYSTLRNEFRQQLMAHKKNRRLPLGDIAALYFEDRLTMQYQIQEMLRVERIFESEGIQEELDAYNPLIPDGSNLKATFMIEVPDEDVRRNKLAELKGIEDEVWLRVEGFDPVFAIADEDLERENEEKTSSVHFMRFELTPDMVAAAKQGAALGAGISHAAYTVQLEPLPENIRAALVVDLD; encoded by the coding sequence ATGAAAACAATCGAAGGCGAGGCCTCCATGCAAAAACTTTCACGTTCGGATCTTTATAGTCTGGAAGAATACTCGACCCTGCGTAACGAGTTTCGTCAGCAGTTGATGGCACACAAGAAGAATCGTCGTTTGCCGTTGGGTGATATAGCGGCGCTCTACTTTGAAGATCGCCTGACCATGCAGTACCAGATCCAGGAAATGTTGCGCGTTGAGCGCATCTTTGAAAGTGAAGGTATCCAGGAAGAACTGGATGCGTACAATCCGTTGATTCCGGATGGCAGTAACCTGAAGGCCACCTTTATGATCGAGGTGCCGGATGAAGATGTGCGGCGCAACAAGCTGGCCGAACTGAAAGGTATCGAGGACGAGGTGTGGTTACGTGTCGAGGGTTTCGATCCGGTGTTTGCGATTGCCGACGAAGACCTGGAGCGTGAAAACGAGGAGAAGACCTCCTCGGTACATTTTATGCGCTTTGAGCTGACGCCTGACATGGTGGCGGCCGCCAAACAGGGTGCTGCTCTCGGTGCGGGTATCAGCCATGCTGCCTACACGGTTCAGCTGGAGCCACTGCCAGAAAATATACGCGCTGCCCTGGTAGTTGATCTCGACTGA
- a CDS encoding heterodisulfide reductase-related iron-sulfur binding cluster gives MSVREGNLEAPTRHPLDWKNPDFYDENLLVQELERVFDICHGCRRCFSLCNAFPTLFDAIDESSTMELDGVDKRVFWQVVDHCYLCDMCYMTKCPYVPPHEWNVDFPHLMLRAKAVKHAQGKTRVRDRILSSTDTVGMLAGIPVVSGVVNAVNHNKVGRRVLEELLEVHPDAHLPEYHSDKLRSRVEITRNQDANAAPEAGPTRGKVALFATCYGNYNEPDLGEDLIAIFEHNDIPVRLVDTERCCGMPKLELGDLQAVEKAKEVNIPQLVSLVDKGWDIVAPVPSCVLMFKQELPLMFPDDEDVAKVRDAIYDPFEYLMIRHKHDLLKTDFSHSLGNISYHVACHLRVQNIGMKTRELLQLVPDTSVDAIERCSGHDGTYAVKKEFHEISMKIGKPVVNRVQKASPDHYSSDCPMAGHQIENGLENGKAPDHPLKLLRMAYGI, from the coding sequence ATGTCTGTTCGTGAAGGCAATCTGGAAGCCCCTACTCGTCACCCGCTGGACTGGAAAAACCCTGATTTCTACGATGAAAACCTGCTGGTGCAGGAGCTTGAGCGGGTGTTCGATATCTGTCACGGGTGTCGAAGATGCTTTAGTCTTTGTAATGCATTTCCCACCCTGTTTGACGCCATTGACGAATCATCAACCATGGAACTCGATGGCGTGGACAAGCGCGTCTTCTGGCAGGTGGTGGATCACTGTTACCTGTGTGACATGTGTTATATGACCAAGTGCCCGTATGTGCCGCCGCATGAATGGAATGTCGATTTCCCGCACCTGATGTTGCGCGCCAAGGCGGTAAAACATGCGCAGGGCAAGACGCGGGTACGTGACCGGATTTTAAGTTCAACCGACACAGTTGGCATGCTTGCCGGTATTCCCGTGGTCAGCGGCGTCGTCAATGCCGTAAACCATAACAAGGTGGGGCGGCGCGTCCTGGAAGAGTTGCTGGAAGTCCATCCCGATGCGCACTTGCCTGAGTACCACAGTGACAAGTTGCGCAGTCGCGTGGAGATTACCCGAAACCAGGACGCTAATGCTGCTCCCGAAGCCGGTCCGACGCGAGGCAAGGTGGCGTTGTTTGCCACCTGTTACGGCAACTACAACGAGCCGGATCTTGGGGAAGACCTGATTGCAATATTTGAGCACAACGACATCCCTGTGCGCCTGGTGGATACCGAGCGTTGTTGCGGAATGCCCAAGCTGGAGCTGGGTGATCTGCAGGCCGTGGAGAAAGCGAAAGAGGTAAACATACCACAGCTGGTTTCCCTGGTTGACAAGGGATGGGACATTGTCGCACCGGTTCCCTCCTGTGTGTTGATGTTCAAGCAGGAGCTGCCGCTGATGTTCCCGGATGATGAGGATGTGGCGAAGGTGCGTGACGCTATCTATGATCCCTTCGAGTACCTGATGATCCGTCACAAGCATGACCTGTTGAAAACGGACTTCAGTCACAGCCTCGGTAATATTTCCTATCACGTTGCCTGCCATCTGCGTGTACAGAATATCGGTATGAAAACCCGCGAGCTGTTGCAACTGGTGCCGGATACCAGCGTCGATGCCATCGAGCGTTGTTCGGGGCACGATGGTACCTACGCAGTGAAAAAAGAGTTCCACGAAATTTCCATGAAGATTGGCAAGCCTGTCGTGAACCGTGTGCAGAAGGCAAGCCCTGACCACTATTCCAGTGACTGCCCGATGGCCGGTCACCAGATCGAGAACGGGCTGGAGAATGGCAAGGCGCCGGACCACCCGCTCAAGCTGTTGCGTATGGCGTACGGCATTTGA